A single genomic interval of Amblyraja radiata isolate CabotCenter1 chromosome 33, sAmbRad1.1.pri, whole genome shotgun sequence harbors:
- the LOC116991115 gene encoding uncharacterized protein C4orf54 homolog: protein MFQIEKDFGDHFSKDPRGSVGSACADYMSDTASLVSELDETDYEVRKLTALSFRSLACPHNNYIELSSSRASTEWSLSLSDDSSATNKWSTYAELSEANLAETHQPPGTPIRAASAKSEESREERGGPSFGGGQVECVDVAVETQEGRTVPKREIQFKKRERSELTFFGTSDASGGQDGTRCGEMAARDEEIGVCREDAGTEVKEGGSERPLQRMESTEECSKKAKLASCHISNVIFKKMQFEQELKMERGAVHEPLSSVPSTPSSVNLKEFEFPVNAEGKRRNSSAKPESDIMGEDVAALLRRRSSEVNGEGADDKRGVLRQDSGGSLKGEGISVDGHTNHDILDAQRAVRPGRAMGLGGNLANNQSETPSVRGASDDVDCTPPAARERLQTSSLVARCEDKANYKQSGSNLERRNVSRSISMPQPLGKTSASGAKHQHQVDPFGTVEQLAPHIGSLSKVIALDPKYMTLPASFKFETDGCRIQELQFKRRESVLEKTKGPIHQVRDVRKLVKNTYGALRFNANEAKAFGSAQVLQPNGSRMPMASDQTIAAVEGSPILPVYIHGKTTGWRSNSNVSVDKKYWTYAGSTDTSRTYSDDIKLLIPFNTNKSTIDHPQKARTETQSGKKDGEKECGVATKSTEMKNSQKKMMNDDELQIPFASRMEDTKVPPKKVNTSQDKIRHSGRVENQNSSLSMSNAYTEDKNVESIGANQNIAEKFRKDFVEPAPKKNDSKVPTNRVGSKREDSVKLNSEKKHIGNISSLHEDLNSVHGKADSKREIQNRPEHTNKLQKITISKNNDTKVVGINEPKSVENQNIHLNTPTHNINDAKLSAGKDILEKLHSKLDLQKTSSRMSSLNSEKTQELTGKGQLNKESQARNLGSKNNNSEYSVFKTEKIKGKDECGTEGQVKVEQKRKSSGSSMLNTPIGKDENIKTVQYGMESKMMIKSLSQTAEVTKLPRRSESKNETQAGQKKEKSVSNNSTSKSDVIDVTFGKYETVKDIQVRLENLCKVLGKSNEERVGKMKAAGESQAWQDHQRRLPGYCTETSESKSESKKENKNDSEDQVKNIEQAQTVEKSGLKMLKEPIKDSYVLSLILEEESKNNSEPSDDDIRSKHSSMKNQALNSITAQASQPSSISVTDKQSTLTVKGTNHYQSTHSTAKTSTHKSESNVNKKSTSASATNIPVSTLVEYQDTTSQILPSSAELKVKALPPINSVTRLFGLDQKQNSCAGVQSARAEGTQEHGSASLESVNYLAISSEERRSQVPNLGQTTTSPHSTAIKPLPYFQHQRSLELTEPPKQEMQSPSHPQEPQTSQNPCYGSSKQGQPQLSPCFLGTMPSSFVETACDVSQSQETGNPGIPSFQYPQTQKKMLVDPETGNYYYVDAPVQPSRRMLLDPVTGQYVEVVMSQQPFGGVYQVPFSPYILHPGVMGPSYLPNMPYPGVFVGPPVSSQRPLEMQSQSLSQQGSAQDKADMHHHEHPIHRSFSSESTQMETLYYIPTGMPLYPNPSQPTLQQVATQAKPNADVKDNKAIGYWPIQHTYDMSNYLPHVRPSSFAVE from the coding sequence ATGTTCCAGATTGAGAAGGACTTTGGGGACCATTTCTCCAAGGACCCTCGTGGAAGTGTTGGAAGCGCCTGCGCTGATTATATGAGCGACACGGCCAGTTTGGTGAGTGAATTAGATGAAACGGACTACGAGGTGCGAAAGCTGACTGCTTTATCTTTCCGGAGCCTAGCCTGTCCCCACAACAATTACATCGAGCTTTCCAGCTCCAGGGCATCCACAGAGTGGTCCCTGTCGCTGTCGGATGACAGCAGCGCCACCAATAAGTGGTCCACCTACGCCGAGCTGAGTGAGGCCAACTTGGCCGAAACTCACCAGCCACCCGGCACCCCCATCCGCGCCGCAAGCGCAAAGAGCGAGGAGAGCAGGGAGGAGAGAGGCGGCCCTTCATTCGGGGGAGGGCAGGTTGAGTGTGTGGATGTGGCCGTGGAGACACAGGAGGGCCGGACCGTCCCCAAGAGGGAGATCCAGTTTAAGAAGCGGGAGAGAAGCGAGCTGACCTTCTTCGGGACCAGCGATGCCAGTGGCGGGCAGGATGGCACTCGGTGTGGGGAGATGGCAGCGAGGGACGAGGAGATCGGTGTTTGCAGAGAGGATGCGGGAACGGAGGTGAAGGAAGGGGGCAGCGAGAGGCCGCTGCAGAGGATGGAGTCTACGGAGGAGTGTTCCAAAAAAGCCAAGCTCGCATCCTGCCACATCTCCAATGTCATCTTCAAGAAGATGCAGTTTGAGCAAGAACTGAAGATGGAACGCGGCGCCGTCCACGAACCCCTCTCGTCCGtgccctccaccccctcctccgtCAACTTGAAGGAATTCGAGTTCCCCGTCAACGCCGAAGGCAAGCGGCGTAATTCCAGCGCAAAGCCGGAGAGTGATATCATGGGGGAGGATGTGGCGGCGCTCTTGAGGAGGAGAAGCAGCGAAGTGAACGGCGAGGGTGCAGATGACAAGAGGGGCGTCCTCCGGCAAGACAGCGGCGGCTCCCTCAAGGGTGAAGGCATCTCCGTGGACGGGCACACCAACCACGACATCCTCGACGCCCAGAGAGCAGTGAGGCCAGGGAGGGCCATGGGGTTGGGCGGAAATTTGGCCAACAATCAATCCGAAACACCAAGCGTCCGAGGCGCCTCAGATGATGTGGACTGTACCCCACCTGCTGCCAGAGAGAGATTGCAGACCAGCAGTTTGGTGGCACGTTGCGAGGACAAAGCCAATTATAAGCAGTCAGGTAGTaatttggaaagaaggaatgtctCAAGGAGCATCTCAATGCCACAGCCATTAGGGAAGACATCTGCTTCTGGTGCCAAACACCAGCATCAAGTAGATCCCTTTGGAACTGTTGAACAGTTGGCTCCACACATTGGCTCTCTGAGTAAGGTCATTGCCCTCGACCCCAAGTATATGACCCTTCCAGCTTCATTTAAGTTTGAAACAGATGGCTGCAGGATCCAAGAGTTACAGTTTAAAAGAAGAGAATCTGTACTAGAGAAAACTAAAGGTCCGATCCACCAGGTACGGGATGTCCGCAAGCTTGTCAAGAATACCTATGGTGCCTTAAGATTCAATGCCAATGAAGCAAAAGCTTTTGGATCtgcacaggttcttcagcccaatgGCTCACGCATGCCCATGGCATCTGATCAAACCATTGCAGCAGTGGAAGGTTCCCCCATACTGCCAGTCTACATCCACGGCAAGACAACTGGTTGGAGAAGCAACAGCAATGTATCAGTCGACAAAAAATATTGGACCTATGCTGGGAGCACAGACACCTCCAGGACATACTCTGATGATATCAAGTTATTGATTCCATTCAACACAAACAAAAGCACAATTGATCACCCACAAAAAGCAAGAACTGAAACTCAGAGTGGTAAAAAAGACGGGGAGAAAGAGTGTGGAGTGGCAACTAAATCAACTGAAATGAAGAACTCCCAAAAGAAAATGATGAATGATGATGAATtacaaattccatttgcttcaagAATGGAAGATACCAAGGTGCCTCCAAAAAAAGTTAATACTTCACAGGATAAAATAAGACATTCTGGTCGAGTAGAGAACCAGAATTCATCTTTATCAATGTCTAATGCATACACAGAAGATAAGAATGTAGAATCCATTGGGGCTAATCAAAACATAGCAGAGAAGTTCAGGAAGGATTTTGTAGAGCCTGCTCCAAAGAAGAATGATAGCAAAGTGCCAACCAATAGAGTTGGTTCTAAAAGAGAAGATTCAGTAAAACTAAACAGTGAAAAGAAGCATATTGGAAATATATCTTCACTCCATGAGGATCTCAATTCAGTACATGGAAAAGCTGATTCTAAAAGAGAAATTCAGAACAGGCCAGAACATACAAATAAACTCCAGAAGATTACAATTTCAAAGAATAATGATACCAAAGTAGTGGGGATTAATGAGCCTAAAAGTGTGGAAAATCAGAATATACATTTGAATACTCCAACTCATAACATAAATGATGCAAAGTTATCGGCAGGTAAAGATATATTGGAGAAACTCCATTCCAAGTTGGATCTTCAGAAGACATCATCAAGGATGTCTTCATTAAACAGTGAGAAGACTCAAGAGTTAACTGGGAAAGGACAACTCAACAAAGAAAGCCAAGCCAGAAACCTGGGAAGTAAAAATAACAATTCTGAATATTCAGTTTTTAAGACTGAAAAAATCAAAGGAAAGGATGAATGTGGAACAGAAGGTCAAGTCAAGGTAGAACAGAAGAGAAAATCTTCTGGGAGCTCCATGCTTAACACACCCATAGGAAAAGATGAGAATATTAAGACTGTTCAGTATGGTATGGAAAGTAAGATGATGATTAAGTCACTCTCCCAAACTGCAGAAGTCACAAAGTTGCCTAGGAGAAGCGAGTCTAAAAATGAGACACAAGCTGGACAGAAAAAGGAGAAAAGTGTTTCAAATAATTCCACATCAAAGAGTGATGTAATAGATGTAACATTTGGGAAATATGAAACTGTCAAAGATATACAAGTGCGGCTGGAGAATCTGTGTAAAGTTCTAGGAAAGTCAAATGAAGAAAGGGTTGGGAAAATGAAAGCTGCTGGTGAGAGTCAGGCTTGGCAGGATCATCAGAGAAGACTCCCGGGTTACTGCACCGAGACTAGTGAAAGCAAGAGCGAGTCTAAGAAGGAAAACAAGAATGATTCTGAGGATCAAGTAAAAAACATTGAACAAGCACAAACAGTGGAAAAAAGTGGACTGAAAATGCTAAAAGAGCCAATAAAGGACAGTTATGTTTTATCATTGATTTTAGAAGAAGAAAGCAAGAATAACTCTGAGCCATCTGATGATGACATTAGAAGTAAACATTCATCTATGAAGAATCAGGCTTTAAATAGCATTACTGCACAAGCTTCTCAACCCTCTTCAATAAGTGTCACAGATAAACAAAGTACACTTACTGTGAAAGGCACAAATCATTACCAGAGCACACACAGCACAGCAAAGACATCAACTCACAAATCTGAAAGCAATGTTAATAAGAAAAGCACATCAGCCTCTGCCACTAATATCCCTGTTTCAACTTTAGTGGAATACCAAGATACAACTTCACAAATCCTTCCAAGTTCAGCAGAATTGAAGGTGAAGGCACTTCCTCCAATAAATTCAGTCACCAGACTATTTGGCCTGGATCAGAAGCAGAATTCCTGCGCAGGTGTGCAATCGGCTAGAGCAGAAGGCACACAAGAACATGGATCAGCATCCTTGGAAAGTGTAAATTACCTTGCTATTTCCAGTGAGGAACGAAGGTCACAGGTGCCAAATTTGGGACAAACAACCACTTCCCCTCATTCTACCGCCATTAAACCATTGCCCTATTTTCAACATCAGCGCAGCTTGGAGCTAACTGAACCTCCAAAACAAGAAATGCAGTCACCTTCTCATCCCCAGGAGCCACAGACTTCTCAGAATCCATGTTATGGCTCCTCAAAACAAGGTCAGCCTCAATTGTCCCCTTGTTTTCTAGGGACAATGCCATCAAGCTTTGTGGAGACAGCTTGTGATGTATCCCAGTCTCAAGAAACAGGTAATCCTGGCATCCCTTCTTTTCAGTACCCTCAGACTCAGAAAAAGATGCTTGTGGATCCAGAGACTGGAAACTATTACTATGTGGATGCTCCGGTTCAACCTTCACGCAGAATGTTATTGGACCCAGTAACAGGACAATATGTGGAAGTTGTAATGTCTCAGCAACCCTTTGGTGGTGTGTATCAAGTGCCTTTCTCTCCTTACATCTTACATCCAGGAGTTATGGGTCCATCTTATTTACCCAATATGCCTTATCCTGGAGTATTTGTTGGTCCTCCTGTGTCTTCTCAGAGACCTCTGGAGATGCAAAGCCAATCACTGTCTCAACAAGGTTCTGCACAAGATAAAGCAGATATGCACCACCATGAACACCCCATCCATAGGAGCTTCTCCTCTGAGTCTACACAGATGGAAACTTTGTATTATATACCAACAGGTATGCCATTATATCCAAACCCAAGTCAGCCTACTCTGCAGCAAGTAGCAACACAGGCAAAACCTAATGCCGATGTCAAAGACAATAAAGCTATAGGTTATTGGCCAATCCAACATACTTATGACATGAGCAATTATCTGCCCCACGTAAGGCCAAGTAGCTTTGCAGTGGAATAA